One segment of Oscillatoria sp. FACHB-1407 DNA contains the following:
- a CDS encoding glycoside hydrolase family 108 protein, protein MNLQTIAKGQTIYPISAIRNNRALIQSVQMSLNQMGFTVGRADGVWGQGTDTAFQAFVQRYGFKPGEISPRVARFIVDSVGVTVPPTPTTNPAPPRPNPTPTPQPPRPNPTPQPSGDIFGEALKFSLRWEGGYVNHPNDIGGETNKGVTASTYASYRRSKGLSNQSVRYITDAEVYEIYRDMYWRPANCDLKTRALAIVHFDTAVNFGVGGSTIFLQEVLGLRADGGYGPITREAVSRANNAATARRYCQARIDYRYQRVKQNPSQNDFLQGWLNRDEALLRYISNMA, encoded by the coding sequence ATGAATCTTCAAACGATTGCTAAAGGACAAACCATCTACCCCATCAGCGCAATCCGCAACAACCGCGCCTTAATTCAATCAGTGCAAATGTCTCTCAATCAAATGGGTTTTACCGTCGGCAGGGCAGATGGAGTCTGGGGGCAAGGCACTGACACAGCATTTCAAGCCTTTGTGCAACGGTATGGCTTTAAACCTGGAGAGATTTCCCCACGGGTTGCCCGGTTCATTGTCGATTCGGTTGGGGTCACAGTGCCACCCACTCCGACCACGAATCCCGCGCCTCCTCGACCTAATCCAACCCCAACCCCTCAACCCCCTCGACCCAATCCAACCCCTCAACCCTCTGGCGATATCTTTGGGGAGGCACTCAAGTTTTCGTTGCGCTGGGAAGGGGGCTATGTGAACCATCCCAATGACATTGGGGGCGAAACCAACAAGGGCGTTACAGCATCCACCTATGCCAGTTATCGCCGCAGCAAAGGGCTTTCCAATCAAAGCGTTCGCTACATCACCGATGCAGAGGTCTATGAGATTTATCGGGATATGTATTGGCGACCTGCCAACTGTGACTTGAAGACACGAGCACTGGCGATCGTCCATTTTGATACAGCAGTTAATTTTGGAGTCGGGGGCTCTACTATATTCCTACAGGAAGTGTTGGGACTCAGAGCAGATGGAGGTTATGGCCCGATAACGCGGGAGGCTGTGAGCCGAGCTAACAACGCCGCAACGGCACGACGCTATTGTCAGGCAAGAATTGACTATCGCTATCAACGGGTCAAACAGAATCCCAGTCAGAATGACTTTCTACAGGGGTGGCTAAACCGAGACGAAGCGTTATTGCGATACATCTCAAACATGGCATGA
- the argJ gene encoding bifunctional ornithine acetyltransferase/N-acetylglutamate synthase → MANWQEVSGGVTAPKGYRAAGIAAGLKPSGAPDLALIVSDVEAIAAGVFTTSQVKAACVDYCRQRLQAKGSAQAILCNAGQANAATGAQGWADAIESAQVLAEALGISADSVLVASTGVIGQRIKMDALKAGIPKLVAAASDQGSDEAAKAIITTDLVTKSIALETTMDGRPVRIGGISKGSGMIHPNMATMLAFVTCDAAISPHLWQDMVRRAADKSFNQITVDGDTSTNDTLLALANGQSRTPAITDAGADADKLEAMLTEVCMHLAKAIARDGEGATCLIEVRVSGAADDASARQVARTIAGSALFKSAVFGRDPNWGRIAAAAGRAGVPFDQNNLRVQLGDFVLMEHGQPLAFDRPAASAYLKQASQGEYLKTDTVLVSVSLGQGPGSGIAWGCDLSYDYVKINAEYTT, encoded by the coding sequence ATGGCAAATTGGCAGGAAGTGTCGGGTGGGGTGACGGCTCCTAAGGGATATCGAGCAGCAGGTATTGCTGCTGGCTTGAAACCTTCAGGGGCACCAGATTTAGCATTGATTGTGTCGGATGTAGAGGCGATCGCCGCTGGGGTTTTTACTACGAGCCAGGTCAAAGCCGCTTGTGTCGATTATTGTCGGCAGCGGTTACAAGCCAAGGGCAGTGCTCAAGCCATTCTCTGCAATGCAGGGCAGGCAAATGCGGCAACAGGTGCTCAGGGATGGGCAGACGCGATCGAAAGTGCTCAAGTTTTAGCAGAGGCATTGGGCATCTCAGCGGATTCGGTTTTGGTTGCTTCCACCGGAGTGATCGGACAGCGGATCAAAATGGACGCTTTGAAAGCGGGCATCCCCAAGTTGGTTGCTGCGGCAAGTGACCAGGGTTCTGACGAAGCAGCGAAAGCCATCATCACTACCGATTTAGTCACCAAAAGCATTGCGCTGGAGACCACAATGGATGGTCGCCCTGTGCGGATCGGTGGGATCAGCAAAGGCTCTGGCATGATTCACCCGAACATGGCAACGATGTTGGCATTTGTCACTTGTGACGCGGCAATCTCACCCCACCTCTGGCAAGACATGGTGCGGCGAGCGGCGGACAAGAGCTTTAACCAAATCACGGTCGATGGTGATACCAGCACCAACGATACGCTGTTAGCTCTCGCCAATGGACAATCGCGTACCCCAGCCATTACCGACGCTGGCGCAGATGCCGATAAATTAGAGGCAATGCTAACCGAGGTGTGTATGCACCTGGCAAAGGCGATCGCCCGCGATGGAGAAGGTGCCACCTGTCTGATCGAAGTGCGAGTCTCTGGGGCAGCTGATGATGCCTCTGCTCGTCAGGTCGCTCGTACAATTGCCGGATCAGCCCTGTTTAAGTCAGCCGTGTTTGGGCGTGATCCCAATTGGGGCAGGATTGCTGCCGCTGCCGGTCGAGCAGGAGTACCCTTTGACCAGAACAACCTACGGGTACAACTGGGTGATTTTGTGTTGATGGAACATGGTCAACCCTTAGCGTTCGATCGCCCTGCTGCCAGTGCTTATCTTAAACAAGCTTCCCAAGGCGAATATCTCAAAACTGACACTGTTTTAGTGTCCGTCAGTTTGGGACAAGGTCCCGGTTCAGGCATTGCCTGGGGCTGTGACCTCAGCTATGACTACGTCAAAATCAACGCGGAATACACCACCTGA